CGGCTGGCCGCGCTCAACGGGCTTAAACGTGGGATAAAGGTTGGCCTTTTCAAAACGTGTCCCGGCGGCGGCGATGGTGACAACCGTATTATATTGCCCCTGCGCGGCCAGATAGCTGCCGAGGTCCGCCTCTCGAATGCCGGGTTCTACCGCATTCATGGCGTTCAGCATGCAGGTAGACGCCAGATTTGCGCCATATTCATAGTGCGCAATTTCATTCGCGTTGTTAATGGTGCGCGCGCCGTTATCCCCACCGATAAACAGTGAGGTGGCGTTTTCAATGCTTGCATTCGCCCCGGCAGACTCACGCACAGCATCAACGATAAACGACGGGATATCAAACAACTGTTTATTGTCTGTCAGGGCTGCGGTGAACATTTTCCAGCCGACCAGCCCGATCCGGGCCATGTCCGACAACCCGACCTCGCGGAACAGGGCGTCGAGCGGTTTTTCGTTGTCCATGGGCTGGTTGGGCAGAGAGAAATAAGGACTGTGTTTCAGGCTCATCGGGATGCGTGAATGGGCGGCCATTTTGAGATTTTCATTGCCAAGGATTGCGATCGCCTCCCCGCGCTGCGTCAGGATCAGCAGGCCCTCTTCGAAACGCGGAATGAAACCGGTCAGGTACTCAAAATTGCTGCCATGCTCTTTATCGGCATAAATCATCAGGGCATCAAACCCCGCCTCATGCATGCGCGCCAGGATTTTCGCCTTACGCGACGCCAGGGTGTCATCCGTAAGCGGGACGGGCGCCACATCCGGGAATGCCTCGGGTGCTTCCGTAATCTGCAACTGCACTGCCTTATAATTCATTCTTCTACCCTCACGATCTGCGCTAAACGACGTTTTATCATGCCGTAGTACCCGTCACATAGCTAACCCGATAAACAAAAGGGTGACAAAAGTCACTTCGTACACACATCAAAATGACTTAACCCAGAAAATAAAATTCACTATGCACACACTATGCATTGACTTTACTTTCTCTTGATATCATATTTTACAGCACAAATTAACAAGACACATTCTGGAGGACGTTTTCTATGCCAACCCGTGATTATCCCGAAAAACGGACGGCGCGCGGTTTAGCAAAGGAGGCTGACCTGAAAATGTTGAGCGCACGCATCGATGCTGCCCTGATGGAATACGTCAGGACGACCGCGTATGAAACGCGCAAGAGCAAGCAGGAAATTGTGGCGGAGGCGCTGGCGCTGCACAGGCAGAGCCGTCAGGTGGCGACCGGGGCGGAATAAGCCTGTGCGCCCGTCAGAAAAAAGCCCGGTGAAAGATCGCCGGGCTTATATCGGCACGCTTAACTCGACAGGGAATTCAGGGCATCCAGCGCCTCAGGTGGAAGCTCAAGGTCCGCACTGGCAAGATTTTGCCGCAGATGCGCCACAGACGAGGTGCCCGGGATAAGCAGGATGTTTGGGGAACGTTGCAGTAACCATGCCAGCGCAACCTGCATCGGCGTTGCCCCCAGCGTATCGGCGACCGATTGCAGCCCGGACGATTGCAGCGGCGTAAAGCCCCCGAGCGGGAAGAACGGCACGTAGGCTATCCCCTGCTGCGCAAGGGAATCCACCAGCGCATCATCGCCGCGGTTAACAATGTTATACATGTTTTGCACGCAGACGATGGTTGCGAGGCTCTGCGCTTCGGCAACCTGCGCGGCGGTGACATTACTCAAACCGATGTGTCTTACCAGCCCCTGCTGCTGAAGCTCTGCAAGCGTGCTCAGCGGTTCGGCAATTGAGCCTTCCGCCGGACCGTGCGCGCTGAACATGATCCGCAGGTTCACCACGTCCAGTACGTCCAGCTTAAGGTTACGCAAATTATCGTGTACCGCCTGCGTCAGTTCCGCAGCGGAAAACGCCGGCAGCCAGGAAGCATCCTCCCCACGGCGAGCCCCAATCTTGGTCACGATAGTCAGATCGTCCCGGTACGGGTGCAGCGCCTCGCGGATAAGCTGGTTGGTCACGTGCGGCCCGTAAAAATCACTGGTATCAATGTGATTGACGCCGGCTGCTACCGCTTCGCGAAGCACCTCCAGCGCGGCTTGTTTATCCTTCGGGGGGCCAAACACCCCCGGCCCGGCGAGCTGCATTGCACCATAACCCAGCCGTTTAACCGTACGCGTGCCAAGCGTAAACGTCCCGCTTTTATCTATGCTGCTCATGCTGACCTTCCTCATAAAAATGACTCGGATTTACAACAGGTTCCGTATGGAAACCATTAGTTAAGCAATAGTTAATTAAAGTTTAAAGGGGCTACGACGATAGTAATTATGCAACCCCTGCATCCTAATGGACGACCGCTATGCTGAAAAACCTGCACGTGATCACCGGTATTCTCTTTGCTCTCACCATATTCTGTCTGCTGCAAGTTGTCACGGGAGGCTTGTTCTATTCCGCCGTGAGCAACGACCGTCATAATTTCCAGAACTCCGGGGTACTTAACGCCCAACAGGAGAGCCTGAGCGACAGCGTGAATACGCTGGTGAAAACACGCGTGA
This region of Enterobacter cancerogenus genomic DNA includes:
- a CDS encoding aldo/keto reductase family oxidoreductase produces the protein MSSIDKSGTFTLGTRTVKRLGYGAMQLAGPGVFGPPKDKQAALEVLREAVAAGVNHIDTSDFYGPHVTNQLIREALHPYRDDLTIVTKIGARRGEDASWLPAFSAAELTQAVHDNLRNLKLDVLDVVNLRIMFSAHGPAEGSIAEPLSTLAELQQQGLVRHIGLSNVTAAQVAEAQSLATIVCVQNMYNIVNRGDDALVDSLAQQGIAYVPFFPLGGFTPLQSSGLQSVADTLGATPMQVALAWLLQRSPNILLIPGTSSVAHLRQNLASADLELPPEALDALNSLSS
- a CDS encoding M24 family metallopeptidase; the encoded protein is MNYKAVQLQITEAPEAFPDVAPVPLTDDTLASRKAKILARMHEAGFDALMIYADKEHGSNFEYLTGFIPRFEEGLLILTQRGEAIAILGNENLKMAAHSRIPMSLKHSPYFSLPNQPMDNEKPLDALFREVGLSDMARIGLVGWKMFTAALTDNKQLFDIPSFIVDAVRESAGANASIENATSLFIGGDNGARTINNANEIAHYEYGANLASTCMLNAMNAVEPGIREADLGSYLAAQGQYNTVVTIAAAGTRFEKANLYPTFKPVERGQPLSMTTGFRGGLSSRTGFVIADESELPETQKDYLDRIAKPYFAAVVTWLEHIHVGMAGGALYALIESVLPKHKYGWHLNPGHLSAEEEWMSSPVFSGSTQTLKSGMIVQIDIIPSVKGYTGVSAEESIALADAQLQAEIRRAYPELWARIEARKRYLTDVLKVKLSDDVIPLSNTVAYLRPFLLAKERAFTC